GCAGCGAGCACTCGGGACTTCTCCGTCTGCCTTCCAGAGCCGTGGCTCTCTTCTGGCTTTCCCGCCTTTACGAGGCCTTGGGAAAGGAACATGCGGACCCCCTGACGGCGAAGCACACCCTGAGGGGTGCCCACGTCGCCCGGGGGACCGTCTCCTGGTACGGAGGGGATTCCTTCGTGGGGCGGCGGTTCGCCAACGGGGAACGCTACCAGGGGTCGGAACTGGTGGCGGCGGCCAAGAGCCTCCCCTTCGGGACGTTGGTCCGGATCCGCAACCTGGAATCGGGCAGGACCGTGGTGGTTCGGATCGTGGATCGTTTCATGGAGCATCGAGGTCGAATCCTGGACGTCTCCAAGACCGCTGCGGAGGTCTTGGGCTTCAAGAATCGAGGAGTGGCCCAGGTGGCCGTGGAGGTCATCGGGTGCGTGAAGAAAGTCGGCGGTCATTGACGGAGTCGCGGTTTCCCGAAAAGGGAAGCCGCTTTTTTCAAGAACCCGGAGGTGTTTTCATGTCTTGGGAGAATCGCTTTGCGCCCTATGACGGTTTTACGTTCGACGATGTGCTTCTTGAGCCCGGATTCAGCGAGGTGCTGCCTTCCCGGGTGGACGTGCGCAGTCGCCTGACCCCGCAGATCGACCTGAACATCCCCATCTGCAGCGCCGCCATGGACACGGTGACGGAGGGACGGCTGGCCATCGCCATGGCCCGCGAGGGGGGCATCGGAATCCTCCACCGAAACCTGCCCATCGAGCGCCAGGCGGCGGAGGTGGACAAGGTCAAACGATCCGAATCGGGGGTCATCGTGGATCCCTTCTTCCTACACCCGGAGGATCAAGTCCAGGACGCGGTCAACCTCATGGAGCACTACCACATCTCCGGAGTCCCCATCGTGGACGAACGGGTCCGTCTGGTGGGGATCATCACGAACCGGGACCTGCGGTTTGTCACGGATTACCAGCAGCCCATCTCCGCGGTGATGACCCGGGACAACCTCATCACCGCCTCCCTGGGCACCACGCTTGAGGACGCGAAGAACATCCTCATGCACCACAAGGTGGAAAAACTTCCCATCGTGGACCCGGAGGGCAAGCTGAAGGGTCTCATCACCATCAAGGACATCCAGAAGGCCAAGGAATTCCCCAGCGCCGCCAAGGACGAGCACGGGAGGCTGCGCGTGGGGGCCGCCATCGGGGTGGGACAGGACGCCTTCGCCCGCGCGGAAGCTCTGGTAAGGGGAGGCGTGGACGTGCTGGTGGTGGACACCGCCCACGGACATTCCGCGTCGGTCATCGAAACGGTCCGCAAGCTTCGGGGGCTCTACCCGGACCTGCCCCTCATCGGCGGCAACATCGCCACGGGGGCCGCCGCTGAAGCCCTCATCGACGCGGGAGCCGACGCGGTCAAGGTGGGCATCGGCCCCGGATCCATCTGCACCACCCGCATCGTGGCGGGCATCGGGGTTCCTCAGGTGGCGGCGGTCCTGAACGTGGCACGGGTGGCTCACGAGCGGGGGCGCATGGTGGTGGCGGACGGAGGCATCCGCTACTCCGGGGACATCGTGAAGGCCCTGGCCGCGGGGGCGGACGTGGTGATGATCGGCTCCCTCCTCGCAGGAACGGAGGAAAGCCCCGGAGAGGTGGTCATCTCCCGAGGTCGCTCCTTCAAGAGCTACCGGGGCATGGGCTCCCTGGGGGCCATGCGGGAAGGGTGCAGCAAGGACCGATACTTCCAGGAGGGAACGGTGGAGGACAAACTGGTTCCCGAGGGCATCGAAGGCCTGGTGCCCCACAAGGGGTCCCTGTCCTCGGTTCTCTACCAGATGGTGGGGGGGATTCGATCGGGCATGGGCTACGTGGGAGCCGGCACGGTGCAGGCCCTCCAGACGGAGAGCCGTTTCGTCCGCATCACCGCCGCCTCGGTGAAGGAAAGCCACCCGCACGACATCACCATCACCAAGGAGGCGCCGAATTACTGGGTCGAATAGGGGGGGGTTCGATGCGGGTCTTTCACCTCGATGCGGAAAGGCTGAACGTGTACCGGGAGGGGGTCCTCCTCCTCCCGGACCTGGAACTGGACGTCCTGGGAGATTCGCTGCTGGAGACGGATTTGGAGACCACCTTCTTCCTGGGCATGGACGACTGGTGGGATGACTTCGTCGCTGAGGAGTGTCTCTGAGTCTGCTCTTGTTCTCTTTCTCGAATTGTGGTAGGCTGTCCCGGGTTTCGGAGAAACGTGCGCGACGTCCTGAAGAGTGGGGAAACCCCACTCTTTTTTTCGTTTCGGAGAGGAAGTGCTGGCTTTGACGAGTCCTCTTCGACCTCCCCTGGAGGCCGAATTCAGGAAGCTGGTGGGTGGATTGGGCTACCAGTGCCTTGCCCTGGAGAAGGTGCGCGAGGGGGGACGCCTGGTCCTCCGCCTGACGCTGGACGTCGAGGGGGGAATCTCCCTTCAGGACTGCGAGACCGCGGCGAGAGAGGTCAATGCCTTCCTGGACGAACACGACGAGGCCTTTTCGGAACCCTTCTTCCTTGAGGTCAGCTCCCCCGGTCCGGAGCGCCCCCTGGTCCGCCTGGAGGATTACCGCCGCTTCCGGGGCGAGTGGATCCGCATCTCCTGGAAGAACGGAAAGAAACGGGTCCTGTGCATCGACGACGTGGGGGAGGACGGGGTGGTCACCCTCCGTTCCCGGGAAGGGGAGGTTCTCCAGCTCCCTTGGACGGAAATCCGTCGCCCGCGCCTGCATCCGGAGGTCTAGACCCGGAGCCCCCTCGGGCTCCTTTTGGCTCTGCCAACCGCACCGGCAAAGGAGGTAGGTAGCCATGCAGCTCGGAAGGGATTTTGTCCGCGCGCTGCGCCAGATCGAAAGCGAAAAGGGACTCTCCGAGGAGATCATCGCCTCCAGTCTCGAAGCGGCCCTGGTATCCGCCTACAAGAAGTTCAAGGGTGGCAACCAGACCGTGGAGGTGTTCCTGGACTTTGAAAACGGTGAGATCTCCCTCTGCGAGGTTCGCCAGGTGGTGGGGGAAATCGAGAACCCCGATCAGGAAGTGACCCTCGACGAGGCTCACGCCATGGGCTTTGCGGATGTGGAGTCGGGCGACGTGATCCGCATCGAGGTCTTCCCGGAGAACTTCGGGCGCATCGCCGCCCAGACGGCTCGCCAGGTGATCATCCAGCGTCTGAAGGACGCGGAGCGGCAGGTGATCTTCGAGGAATTCGCCGACCGGATCGGCGACCTGGTCACCGGATCGATCTTCAAGACCGAAGGGGACCAGATCCTGGTCCGGGTCAACGAGCGAACCGAAGCGATCTTGCCCCGGGAGGAACGGATCGTGGGGGAGGCGTACCACCCCGGCGACCGCCTCAAGTTCTTCCTCCTGGACGTGCGCCAGACCACCCGAGGTCCCCGCATCGTGGTCTCCCGGACCCATCCGGGACTCCTTCGTCGCCTTCTGGAGCTGGAAATCCCGGAAATCCAGGAAGGGACCATCGAGATCCGGAACATCGTGCGGGAGGCGGGTGCCCGAGCCAAGGTGGCGGTAGCCTCCCTGGATACCAACGTGGATCCCGTGGGGGCCTGCGTGGGAAGCCGGGGAACCCGCATCAAATCCATCAGCGGGGAACTGGGAGGGGAACGCATCGACGTCATCGTCTGGAGCAGCGACCCCCTGGCCTACGTGCGCAACGCCCTCTCCCCGGCGAAGATCGCCAAGATCGAACCCATTCTGGAGCAGGAGAAGGCACTGAGGGTCTTCGTGCGCCCGGATCAGCTCTCCCTGTCCATCGGGAAGGCGGGGCAGAACGTCCGGTTGGCGGCCCGCCTGACCGGCTGGAAGATCGACATCAAGGTCCTGGAGCCGGAGCGCCTGCCGACGCTCAAGGACCTCTTTGAAGATATAATCACGGATACCGGAGACTCCCTATGGGAGGACCCGAAAAAGGACTGACCCGGCGAAAGCGTCCCCGTACCTGCGTGGGTTGCGGGGCCGAATCGCCGAAGAGGGGGCTGCTTCGGGTGGTGCGTGGTCCGGATGGCAAGGTGGCCTACGACCCCACGGGCAAAGCTCCCGGCAGAGGAGCCTACATCTGTCCCGACGCGGAGTGCCTGCGCCGGGCGAAGAAACGGAACGCCCTTGCACGAACCCTGAAGGTGCCTGTCCCCGAATCGGTGTACGAAGAACTGAAGCCCTTCTGCCCCGAGAAGACGGAGGATGACCCCTGATGGAAGGCGGACCGAAGAGGGAAGAGCGGATCCTCGGGTGCCTGGGAATCCTACGCCGGATGGGCGCGTTGGTCCCCGGGCAGGACCGGGTGGAAAGAGCCCTCCGCTCCTCCGGCAAGTGGCTGGTGCTCTTCGCGGAAGACACCAACGGTGCGGTCCTGCGGCGCCTCGGCGCCCTGGCTGCGCGTCAAGGAGCGACGATCCGCCCATTGAAGGGAATCGACCGGAGACTTCTCGGCGAGAGGTTGGGGCTTCGCCCCGTGCAGGTGCTTGCGCTCCCTGCGGACGAACCTCTCGCGGAACGGCTCTCCGGGTGGTGCGACGAGGGGAGCGATGTGCATGAGCAAAATCAGGGTGTATGAACTGGCCAAAATGCTGGACAAGACCAACAACGAACTGGTGGACCTCCTGAAGGAGCTGGGAGTGGAGGTCAAGACCCACATGAGTTCCATCGAAGCGGACGTGGCGCAGCTGGTGGAGGATGCCGTCAGGGGGACGAAATCCCCTGCGGCAACCCCCGCCGCGGGGGCACCCAAGCCTTCGGAGGTCCCCGTGGTTCCCCTGCCCGAAGGTGCCTCCGTGGGGGATGTGGCCAAGCTTCTGGGGCAGGCTCCCGGAGCGGTGGTGAAGGTTCTGGTGGAAAAGGGCCTGATGACCCCCGCAAGCGCTCCTGCGGATGAGAAAGTCCAGGAAATCCTCGGGGCCCACTTCGGGGTGACCTTCCACCGGGGGCCCGTGGCGGCCTCGGCGGAAGCCCCTCGTCCCCAGGAAGGGGAGGCTCCTGCGAAGGAAGAAACCCCTCGTCCCGTCTCCCCCGTCAAGAAGCCTCAAGGCACGAGCGAAGCTTCCCGGGCCGGTCGTGTGCCCCGCCCCCCCATCGTCACCGTGATGGGGCACGTGGACCACGGGAAGACCACCCTCCTGGACTTCATCCGCAAGACCCGGGTGACGGAGAAGGAAGCGGGGGGCATCACGCAGCACATCGGCGCCTCGGTGGTGGACTACAACGGGAACCCCATCGTCTTCCTGGACACGCCGGGACACGAGGCGTTCACGGCCATGCGGGCCCGGGGAGCCCAGGCCACGGACATCGCCATCCTGGTGGTGGCGGCGGACGACGGCGTCATGCCCCAGACCCTGGAGGCTTTGAACCATGCCAAGGCAGCTGGGGTCCCCATCATCGTGGCAGTCAACAAGGTGGACAAACCCGACGCCAGGCCGGATCGCGTCCGGCAGCAGCTCTCCGACTACGGACTCGCGCCGGAGGAGTGGGGTGGCGATACGGTGATGGTGGACGTGGCAGCCAAGTCCGGCATCGGGGTGGACCAGCTTCTGGAGATGGTCCTCCTGGTGGCGGAGATGGGGGAGCTGAAGGCGGACCCCGGGGACGAACCCCAGGGAACGGTCATCGAGGCCAATCTGGACAAGGGCAAAGGTCCCGTGGCCACGGTGATCGTCCAGGAAGGCACCCTTAGGAGGGGACACGTGATCCGCACCGCCTCCACCTGGGGAAAAATCCGCGCCATGCTGGACGCCAACGGTCGCTTCATCGACGCCGCCGGCCCCAGCACCCCCGTGGAGATCCTGGGCCTAGAAGGGGTTCCCCAGCCGGGCGAGGTGTTCTACAAGGCGGAGGGAGAGCGGGAAGCCCGGGACTATCAGTCCCTCCAGGTGCAGGAGAAACGGGAACAGGAGGCTCGCAAGAGCAGTCGCCTCACCCTGGAGCAGCTCTACGAGAAGATGCAGCAGGGGGATACCCCTCAGCTGAGCCTGGTGCTCAAGTGCGACGTGCAGGGTTCCGTGGAGGCCTTTCGCTCCTCCCTGCAGAAGATGGCCACGGAAGACGTGGGGATCAGCATCGTCCACGAAGGGGTGGGACGCATCTCCGAATCCGACGTGATGCTCGCCTCCGCATCCAACGCCGTCATCATCGGATTCAACGTCCGCCCTGACGCGAACGCAAAGAAGATCGCAGAGAGCGAAGGGGTTCAGATCCGCCTGTACCGGGTGATCTACGACGTGTTGGACGACGTGAAAGCGGCCCTGGAAGGGCTCCTGGCCCCCACGATCCGGGAAAAGATCCTGGGTCAGGCGGAAATCCGCGCGGTCTTCAAGGTACCCAAGATCGGCAAGATCGCCGGTTGCTACGTCCTGGAGGGGTTGCTCCGCCGCAACGCCAAGGTCCGCCTCATTCGGGACGGCGTGGTGTTCTGGGAAGGCGCCCTCACCAGCCTGAAGCGCTTCAAGGACGACGCCCGGGAAGTGGCGGCGGGGTACGAATGCGGACTGAGCTTCGCCAACTTCCAGGACTTCCGGGAAGGCGACGTCATCGAAGACTACGAGCTGGTGAAAGAAAAGAAGCACCTCGACTGAGGGGCGCGGTTTCATGGCCCGCCCCCGGTGTTGGATGGGGCTCTGCCGGGTGGACCTGTTCATCCCCGGAGCCTCCAGTCTCAAGGACCGGCGTTCCGTGGTCCGATCCCTTTTGGAACAGTGTCGCCGCCGCTTCAACCTTTCCGCGGCGGAACTCGGCCCGGATGGAAGCCACCAAGAAGCCTCCCTCGCCTTCTCCCTTGTCGCCTCCTGCTCCTCGGAGGCACAGGGGAGAATGGCAGCCCTGGAATCGTTCCTTTTACGGAGCGAAGAGGTGGGGCCTTTCGAAATCCTCCACCGGGAACAAGAGGTTTGGTGTGATGACGACTTTTCGCCTGGAACGGCTGAATCGTGAATTTCTTCGGGAGATCTCCCTTCTCCTCCAGTCTCGGATCAAGAACGCCCAGGTCCACGCGGCGGTGCTTACCCAGGTGGATTGCTCCAAGGACCTGAGCCACGCCAAGGTCTTCTTCACCACCTTGGATCCTGCGGAGAAGGAGCCCACACTCAAGGCCCTTCAGGACGTGGCGGGCCTCCTTCGGAGCTGTCTGGGCAAGCAGATGCGCCTGCGCAAGATCCCGGAGCTGCATTTTTACTACGATATGACGGAGGAAAGAGCCCGGTCCGTGGAGGCTCTTCTGGATTCCCTCCGCTCCAAGGAGGCTCCGACCCCTCCGGGAAAGACCGAGGCTTCGTGACCCCCCGCGCCCAGGTACGGGAACACCTCCAGTCCTTTCCCCGGTGGATCCTGATTTCCCACGAGAAACCCGACGGGGACACCTTGGGTTGCGCCTCCGCCCTCTACGCCCTCGCCCGGCAGCAGGGAATCGAGGTGCGCTGGTGGGGCAAGGACCCCCTGCCCTCCCTGTACGCCTTTCTTCCCGGCTCAAAGCGGTACGAGACCGTACAGGACGCCTCCGCCGCCCGCTCCGCGTTGGGGGACGATCCCTGGCTCTGGGTCTTCCTGGACACCAGCAGACAGGATCGTTCCCTGCCCGGCCTTCCCGTCCCTGCCCAGGGAGACCTGTTCCTGAACCTGGACCACCATGGGGACAACGATGCCTTCGGGGACGTGAACTGGATCGATCCTCAAGCCGCAGCAGTGGGGGAGATGGTGACGGATCTCCTCCTGGACGGGCCTTGGGATTGGGGACAGGACGTGGCCACGGGGCTTTACGTGGCCCTATCCACGGACACGGGATCCTTCCGCTACGAATCCACCACCGGGGCGACCCATCGCGCCGCCGCCGCCCTCCTGGACCGAGGGGTGGATCTCTCCACCGTGGAGGATGGCCTCCATCGGCGTTTCCAACCGGGAACGCTCCACCTCTGGGGGGCGGTCTTAAGCCGTTCCCGCTTCGGCAAAGACGGCTCGGTGGTGGTTTCCTGGGTGGAGGAGGAGGACTACCGGATCCATCACAGCGACCCCTCGGAGACGGAGAACCTGGTGAACCTGCTCCTTTCCCTGCGAACCGCCGTCATCGCCGCCCTGGTGACGCCCCACGAGACGGGTTCTCGCGTCAGCCTCCGCACCCGCCCTCCCGTGGATGCCCGCGCCCTGGCCTCCCGCTTCGGAGGAGGCGGCCATCCACGAGCCGCCGGATTCCGCATGGCAGAGACGCCCTCTCAAGCCACAGCTCGTCTTCTGGAGGAGTTTTCCCGACATGACGTCTTCGGGCATCCTGCTACTCGATAAGGCCGACGGGACGCGAAGCACCGCATGCGTGGATCGGGTCCGCACCATCCTGGGTCGGAAGACAAAGGTGGGACACGCGGGCACGTTGGACTCCACCGCCTCGGGGCTGCTGGTGCTTCTGGTGGGCAAGGCCACGCGCCTGGCCTCCCTGGTGATGTCTTTCCCCAAGGTATACCAGGCTTCGATCCAGTGCGGTGTCACCACCAGCACGGATGATCGATCCGGGGAGGTCCTCTCCCGCCGCCCCTTCGACCACGTCCACCCGGAAGGGATCCGAAGGGTCCTGCCCGGATTCCTGGGTTGGCGGTCCCAGGTCCCCCCTCAGGTGTCCGCGGTCCACGTGGCGGGGCAGCGGGCCCACGACCTGGCAAGGAAAGGAGTCGCCCCGGAGCTTTCTCCCCGTCCCGTGTTCCTTCGTCGGCTCGACCTGACGGGATTCGACCCGGCCTCCGGCCGCATGGAGCTGCGCGTCCTCTGCAGCAAGGGAACCTACGTGCGCTCCCTCGCCCGGGACCTGGGAGAGCGGTTGGGCTGTGGCGCCCACCTGGCGGCGCTTCGGCGAACCCACATCGGCCCTTGGGCCGCAGACCAGGGCCT
The sequence above is drawn from the Aminomonas paucivorans DSM 12260 genome and encodes:
- a CDS encoding DUF503 domain-containing protein, with product MGLCRVDLFIPGASSLKDRRSVVRSLLEQCRRRFNLSAAELGPDGSHQEASLAFSLVASCSSEAQGRMAALESFLLRSEEVGPFEILHREQEVWCDDDFSPGTAES
- the rbfA gene encoding 30S ribosome-binding factor RbfA, with amino-acid sequence MTTFRLERLNREFLREISLLLQSRIKNAQVHAAVLTQVDCSKDLSHAKVFFTTLDPAEKEPTLKALQDVAGLLRSCLGKQMRLRKIPELHFYYDMTEERARSVEALLDSLRSKEAPTPPGKTEAS
- the nusA gene encoding transcription termination factor NusA → MQLGRDFVRALRQIESEKGLSEEIIASSLEAALVSAYKKFKGGNQTVEVFLDFENGEISLCEVRQVVGEIENPDQEVTLDEAHAMGFADVESGDVIRIEVFPENFGRIAAQTARQVIIQRLKDAERQVIFEEFADRIGDLVTGSIFKTEGDQILVRVNERTEAILPREERIVGEAYHPGDRLKFFLLDVRQTTRGPRIVVSRTHPGLLRRLLELEIPEIQEGTIEIRNIVREAGARAKVAVASLDTNVDPVGACVGSRGTRIKSISGELGGERIDVIVWSSDPLAYVRNALSPAKIAKIEPILEQEKALRVFVRPDQLSLSIGKAGQNVRLAARLTGWKIDIKVLEPERLPTLKDLFEDIITDTGDSLWEDPKKD
- the infB gene encoding translation initiation factor IF-2, with translation MSKIRVYELAKMLDKTNNELVDLLKELGVEVKTHMSSIEADVAQLVEDAVRGTKSPAATPAAGAPKPSEVPVVPLPEGASVGDVAKLLGQAPGAVVKVLVEKGLMTPASAPADEKVQEILGAHFGVTFHRGPVAASAEAPRPQEGEAPAKEETPRPVSPVKKPQGTSEASRAGRVPRPPIVTVMGHVDHGKTTLLDFIRKTRVTEKEAGGITQHIGASVVDYNGNPIVFLDTPGHEAFTAMRARGAQATDIAILVVAADDGVMPQTLEALNHAKAAGVPIIVAVNKVDKPDARPDRVRQQLSDYGLAPEEWGGDTVMVDVAAKSGIGVDQLLEMVLLVAEMGELKADPGDEPQGTVIEANLDKGKGPVATVIVQEGTLRRGHVIRTASTWGKIRAMLDANGRFIDAAGPSTPVEILGLEGVPQPGEVFYKAEGEREARDYQSLQVQEKREQEARKSSRLTLEQLYEKMQQGDTPQLSLVLKCDVQGSVEAFRSSLQKMATEDVGISIVHEGVGRISESDVMLASASNAVIIGFNVRPDANAKKIAESEGVQIRLYRVIYDVLDDVKAALEGLLAPTIREKILGQAEIRAVFKVPKIGKIAGCYVLEGLLRRNAKVRLIRDGVVFWEGALTSLKRFKDDAREVAAGYECGLSFANFQDFREGDVIEDYELVKEKKHLD
- the rimP gene encoding ribosome maturation factor RimP, producing MTSPLRPPLEAEFRKLVGGLGYQCLALEKVREGGRLVLRLTLDVEGGISLQDCETAAREVNAFLDEHDEAFSEPFFLEVSSPGPERPLVRLEDYRRFRGEWIRISWKNGKKRVLCIDDVGEDGVVTLRSREGEVLQLPWTEIRRPRLHPEV
- the guaB gene encoding IMP dehydrogenase, translating into MSWENRFAPYDGFTFDDVLLEPGFSEVLPSRVDVRSRLTPQIDLNIPICSAAMDTVTEGRLAIAMAREGGIGILHRNLPIERQAAEVDKVKRSESGVIVDPFFLHPEDQVQDAVNLMEHYHISGVPIVDERVRLVGIITNRDLRFVTDYQQPISAVMTRDNLITASLGTTLEDAKNILMHHKVEKLPIVDPEGKLKGLITIKDIQKAKEFPSAAKDEHGRLRVGAAIGVGQDAFARAEALVRGGVDVLVVDTAHGHSASVIETVRKLRGLYPDLPLIGGNIATGAAAEALIDAGADAVKVGIGPGSICTTRIVAGIGVPQVAAVLNVARVAHERGRMVVADGGIRYSGDIVKALAAGADVVMIGSLLAGTEESPGEVVISRGRSFKSYRGMGSLGAMREGCSKDRYFQEGTVEDKLVPEGIEGLVPHKGSLSSVLYQMVGGIRSGMGYVGAGTVQALQTESRFVRITAASVKESHPHDITITKEAPNYWVE
- a CDS encoding septal ring lytic transglycosylase RlpA family protein, yielding MAYLSAGGRASADTASEAIPDENSVVWTVEGEEIWRFPTTFQSEVQEGADRLRERVDRGFPLSSLRVVERDRQWSLVLGKETILQARSEHSGLLRLPSRAVALFWLSRLYEALGKEHADPLTAKHTLRGAHVARGTVSWYGGDSFVGRRFANGERYQGSELVAAAKSLPFGTLVRIRNLESGRTVVVRIVDRFMEHRGRILDVSKTAAEVLGFKNRGVAQVAVEVIGCVKKVGGH
- the rnpM gene encoding RNase P modulator RnpM, with product MGGPEKGLTRRKRPRTCVGCGAESPKRGLLRVVRGPDGKVAYDPTGKAPGRGAYICPDAECLRRAKKRNALARTLKVPVPESVYEELKPFCPEKTEDDP
- a CDS encoding DHH family phosphoesterase, which gives rise to MTPRAQVREHLQSFPRWILISHEKPDGDTLGCASALYALARQQGIEVRWWGKDPLPSLYAFLPGSKRYETVQDASAARSALGDDPWLWVFLDTSRQDRSLPGLPVPAQGDLFLNLDHHGDNDAFGDVNWIDPQAAAVGEMVTDLLLDGPWDWGQDVATGLYVALSTDTGSFRYESTTGATHRAAAALLDRGVDLSTVEDGLHRRFQPGTLHLWGAVLSRSRFGKDGSVVVSWVEEEDYRIHHSDPSETENLVNLLLSLRTAVIAALVTPHETGSRVSLRTRPPVDARALASRFGGGGHPRAAGFRMAETPSQATARLLEEFSRHDVFGHPATR
- the truB gene encoding tRNA pseudouridine(55) synthase TruB; this translates as MTSSGILLLDKADGTRSTACVDRVRTILGRKTKVGHAGTLDSTASGLLVLLVGKATRLASLVMSFPKVYQASIQCGVTTSTDDRSGEVLSRRPFDHVHPEGIRRVLPGFLGWRSQVPPQVSAVHVAGQRAHDLARKGVAPELSPRPVFLRRLDLTGFDPASGRMELRVLCSKGTYVRSLARDLGERLGCGAHLAALRRTHIGPWAADQGLPSDQAFGASSGFLREALLPLDSLQRALPSYRAGAKEAEACLHGAPLRLDRLQAVAPGTCPSTGLVLVLHGHGVSLYRPAYEGDQPILACEANLGEPEALLS